One stretch of Miscanthus floridulus cultivar M001 chromosome 18, ASM1932011v1, whole genome shotgun sequence DNA includes these proteins:
- the LOC136520711 gene encoding cytochrome P450 77A3-like, with amino-acid sequence MDVNDVLLVVLAAALAGMWWRRCSKTGGVDGLPPGPPGWPVVGNLFQVILQRRPFMYVVRDLRERYGPIFTMRMGQRTLIVVTSADLIHEALVKQGPMFASRPEDSPTRLLFSVGKCTVNSARYGPLWRALRRNFVAEIVSPHRVKSFSWIREWAVDAHLRRLRAELNAEGAVRVMAGCRLTICSILICICFGAKIPDELIREIEEVLKDVMMISLPKLPDFLPLLTPLFRKQLSEARALRRRQLDCLAPLVRARRDFLRDGTKGAAAAKGGVEMMSGPGEAYVDSLFDLEPPGRGKRLGEEELVTLCSEVMSAGTDTSATALEWAMMHLILDPAAQERLYDEVVAKAGKTARITEADVEAMPYLQAVVKETFRRHPPSHFVLSHAATRDTELGGYRVPADASVEFYTAWVTENPATWPDPELWRPERFLEGGEGFDTDITGTRALRMMPFGAGRRICPAATLGVLHIQLMLANMVRAFRWTPPAGEGPPDPTETFAFTVVMKNPLHAAFVERDHPAVTATATATAE; translated from the exons ATGGATGTGAACGACGTGCTGCTGGTGGtgctggcggcggcgctggcggggATGTGGTGGCGCCGGTGCTCCAAGACGGGCGGCGTCGACGGGCTCCCGCCGGGTCCGCCGGGTTGGCCGGTGGTGGGGAACCTGTTCCAGGTGATCCTGCAGCGGCGTCCGTTCATGTACGTGGTGCGCGACCTGCGGGAGAGGTACGGTCCCATCTTCACGATGCGGATGGGCCAGCGCACCCTGATCGTGGTCACGTCGGCGGACCTCATCCACGAGGCGCTCGTCAAGCAGGGCCCCATGTTCGCGAGCCGACCCGAGGACAGCCCCACCCGCCTCCTCTTCAGCGTCGGCAAGTGCACCGTCAACTCGGCACGCTACGGCCCGCTGTGGCGCGCGCTCCGCCGCAACTTCGTCGCCGAGATCGTGTCCCCGCACCGCGTGAAGTCCTTCTCCTGGATTCGGGAGTGGGCCGTGGACGCGCACCTGCGCCGCCTCCGCGCCGAGCTCAACGCGGAGGGTGCTGTGCGGGTGATGGCCGGCTGCCGCCTCACCATCTGCAGCATCCTTATCTGCATTTGCTTCGGCGCCAAGATCCCCGACGAGCTCATCCGGGAGATCGAGGAGGTGCTCAAGGACGTGATGATGATTTCCTTGCCCAAGCTACCGGACTTCCTGCCCCTCCTCACGCCGCTCTTCAGGAAGCAGCTGTCCGAGGCCCGCGCCCTGCGCCGCCGCCAGCTCGACTGCCTCGCGCCGCTCGTCCGCGCGCGGAGGGACTTCCTCCGCGACGGCAccaagggggcggcggcggcgaagggcGGCGTGGAGATGATGAGCGGGCCCGGGGAGGCGTACGTGGACTCGCTGTTCGACCTGGAGCCGCCCGGCCGCGGGAAGCGCCTCGGTGAGGAGGAGCTCGTCACGCTCTGCTCCGAGGTCATGAGCGCCGGCACCGACACCAGCGCCACCGCGCTGGAGTGGGCCATGATGCACCTCATCCTCGACCCCGCCGCGCAGGAGCGCCTCTACGACGAGGTCGTCGCCAAGGCCGGCAAGACCGCCCGGATCACCGAAGCCGACGTCGAGGCCATGCCTTACCTCCAG GCGGTAGTGAAGGAGACGTTCCGGCGTCACCCGCCGAGCCACTTCGTGCTGTCGCACGCGGCGACGCGGGACACCGAGCTGGGCGGGTACCGCGTCCCCGCCGACGCCAGCGTGGAGTTCTACACGGCGTGGGTGACGGAGAACCCGGCGACGTGGCCGGACCCGGAGCTGTGGCGGCCCGAGCGGTTCCTGGAGGGCGGTGAAGGGTTCGACACCGACATCACGGGCACCCGCGCGCTGCGCATGATGCCCTTCGGCGCCGGGCGCCGGATCTGCCCCGCCGCCACGCTCGGCGTGCTCCACATCCAACTCATGCTCGCCAACATGGTGCGCGCGTTCCGGTGGACGCCTCCCGCCGGCGAGGGACCGCCGGATCCTACTGAGACGTTCGCGTTCACCGTCGTCATGAAGAACCCGCTCCACGCTGCCTTCGTCGAGCGGGACCACCCCGCcgtgacggcgacggcgacggcgacggcggagtGA